In Lycium ferocissimum isolate CSIRO_LF1 unplaced genomic scaffold, AGI_CSIRO_Lferr_CH_V1 ctg3281, whole genome shotgun sequence, a single genomic region encodes these proteins:
- the LOC132044042 gene encoding protein RKD3-like, translated as MQGNSGHYAIDHQYDFAFDAANNPLMMDCTLEDPFYSSFYNPTPGMWGEMSGGFGLSTQLLERTENQELLLCDNNQEEIMTNDRVEGIITEKGKQKMLSRETISKYFYMPIIQATKELNIGVTFLKIRCRDLGIRRWPHRKLMSLQTLIKNVKELKGGEGNGMEQKWKDVIDSLEEEKKRMEEIPDMELEEKTKRLSGPVADNDAAIGYGHREEDDEDEVIKLFLADCFTSSSPTLHD; from the exons ATGCAAGGTAATTCAGGACACTACGCTATCGATCATCAGTATGATTTCGCTTTTGATGCTGCTAACAATCCTTTGATGATGGATTGTACTCTTGAAGAtccattttattcatctttttataaccCTACCCCAG GGATGTGGGGTGAAATGAGTGGTGGATTTGGATTAAGTACCCAATTACTTGAGAGAACTGAGAACCAGGAATTGTTGTTATGTGACAACAATCAAGAAGAGATAATGACTAATGATCGTGTTGAGGGAATTATAACGGAAAAAGGGAAGCAAAAAATGTTGTCTCGAGAAACAATTTCAAAGTACTTTTATATGCCAATAATTCAAGCGACCAAGGAACTTAATATTGGGGTGACATTTTTGAAGATAAGATGTAGGGATTTGGGAATTCGAAGGTGGCCACATAGGAAGTTAATGAGTCTTCAAACATTAATCAAGAATGTTAAG GAATTGAAGGGGGGGGAAGGAAATGGTATGGAACAAAAGTGGAAGGATGTGATAGATTCATtagaggaagagaagaaaaggatgGAAGAAATTCCAGACATGGAACTtgaggagaaaacaaagagattAAG TGGTCCAGTTGCAGACAATGATGCTGCTATTGGTTATGGCCATAGagaggaagatgatgaagatgaagtcattaagttatttcttgcTGACTGTTTCACTTCCAGTAGCCCAACCTTGCATGATTGA
- the LOC132044036 gene encoding UDP-glycosyltransferase 73C4-like — translation MASSLSKQLHFLLIPLMSQSHIIPLTYFAKLLALHGLTVSIITTPLNAQRYKSIVTHALISNLKIQLIPLHFPSQEVGLPQGCENLDTLTSLELFKDFFLASEMMQEPLEKLIQGLKPKPSCIISTSPLIWTQEVANKFKIPRYIFQTVSCFTLYCSHILNLTKIQDNFVLDSDSFVIPNVPHKIEFTKGQTLNGTIKKQSQDMQSIIDKINQSQDLARGILINTFEELEPWYVDAYKKVLNKVFCVGPVSLCNKEMVEMVDRGNKASIDVHSNCLNWLDSMKPKSVIYACFGSLSRISSLQMKEIGLGLVSSNFPFIWIIRELNFTLEVEKWLRDENFEEKVKGRGMIIRGWAPQVLILSHPSVGGFLTHCGWNSTLEGISCGVPMITFPLFAEQFYNEKFIVNILKIGIRVGVEVSINSWNEEKNGVLVNMYQVKKVIDQPMDKGLEGEEIRKRAKELAHMSKKTIQEEGSSYLNIKLLIEDVMQLLKDKEGEANNVAKTM, via the coding sequence ATGGCTTCTTCCCTATctaaacaacttcattttcttttgataCCTTTAATGTCTCAAAGCCATATTATACCATTAACATACTTTGCAAAATTACTAGCCCTTCATGGACTCACTGTCTCCATTATCACAACACCTCTCAATGCACAAAGGTACAAATCTATAGTCACTCATGCTTTAATATCCAATCTAAAAATCCAACTAATTCCTCTTCATTTCCCAAGCCAAGAAGTTGGATTGCCTCAAGGATGTGAAAACTTGGACACACTCACTTCTCTAGAGTTGTTTAAAGATTTCTTCTTGGCTAGTGAAATGATGCAAGAACCACTAGAGAAATTGATTCAAGGTTTGAAACCAAAGCCAAGTTGTATCATTTCCACTAGTCCGCTCATTTGGACTCAAGAAGTTGCTAATAAGTTCAAGATTCCAAGGTATATATTCCAAACTGTCTCTTGTTTCACTCTCTATTGTTCTCACATACTAAATCTGACAAAAATACAAGATAACTTTGTGTTGGATTCTGATTCATTCGTGATACCTAATGTTCCACACAAGATTGAGTTCACAAAAGGTCAAACATTGAATGGCACTATAAAAAAGCAATCTCAAGATATGCAAAGTATTATAGACAAAATTAATCAGTCTCAAGATTTAGCAAGAGGTATTTTGATCAATACTTTTGAGGAATTAGAACCATGGTATGTTGATGCATACAAGAAAGTTCTGAACAAAGTATTTTGTGTTGGTCCAGTATCATTGTGTAACAAAGAAATGGTTGAGATGGTTGATAGAGGCAACAAGGCCTCTATTGATGTGCATAGTAATTGTTTGAATTGGCTTGATTCTATGAAGCCAAAATCAGTCATTTATGCTTGTTTCGGTAGCCTTTCTCGGATTTCATCCTtgcaaatgaaggaaattggaTTAGGCTTGGTGTCATcaaattttcctttcatttgGATAATCAGAGAGCTTAATTTTACATTAGAAGTCGAAAAATGGCTAAGAGATGAAAATTTCGAAGAGAAGGTGAAAGGAAGAGGGATGATTATTCGAGGTTGGGCCCCACAAGTTTTAATATTATCTCATCCATCTGTTGGAGGATTCCTGACACATTGTGGATGGAATTCGACTTTAGAAGGAATTTCATGTGGCGTACCGATGATTACTTTTCCTTTGTTCGCCGAACAATTTTACAATGAAAAATTCATCGTAAATATTCTGAAGATTGGGATTCGAGTTGGGGTTGAAGTAAGTATTAACTCTTGGAATGAAGAGAAGAATGGAGTGTTAGTTAACATGTATCAAGTCAAAAAAGTAATAGACCAACCAATGGATAAAGGATTAGAGggtgaagaaataagaaaaagagcAAAGGAACTAGCACATATGTCAAAGAAGACGATACAAGAAGAGGGTTCGTCATATTTGAATATCAAATTGTTGATTGAAGATGTCATGCAGCTACTTAAGGATAAGGAAGGGGAAGCCAATAATGTGGCTAAGACCATGTAA
- the LOC132044041 gene encoding UDP-glycosyltransferase 73C4-like, with protein sequence MVSLNSKELHFLLVPWLAQSHIIPLTDFAKLLALHGVTVSIITTPINAQRYKSILTHALKSNLKVQLIPLYFPSQEFGLPQGCENTDTLNSLELFKDFFLASEMMQEPLEKLIQNLKPKPSCIISSSPLTWTQQVASKFKIPRYIFQTVSCFNLYCSHILNQTKIQETLVLDSDSFLIPNVPHKIELTKAQLPYDSRKQSSQDVQIIIDKIKQSQDLAKGTLIHTFEELEPWYIDAYKKVVNKVFCVGPVSLCNKEMDEMVDRGNKASIDEHNNCLNWLDSMKSKSVIYACFGSLCNISFLQMKEIGLGLESSNVPFIWIIRGLNFTSQVEKWLGDENFEERVKGRGMIIRDWAPQVLILSHPSVGGFLTHCGWNLALEGISCGVPMITFPMFAEQFYNEKFIVNVLRIGVRVGVEVSMDSWDEEKNGVLVNKDQVKKAIDQLMDKGLEGEERTKRAKELAHMSKKAIQEEGSSYLNIKIFIEDVLHVLKNKEEGS encoded by the coding sequence ATGGTTTCCCTAAATTCTAAAGAGCTTCATTTCCTTTTGGTACCTTGGTTGGCTCAAAGCCATATTATACCATTAACAGACTTTGCAAAATTACTAGCCCTTCATGGAGTGACTGTCTCAATTATCACAACACCTATCAATGCCCAAAGGTACAAATCAATACTCACTCATGCTTTAAAATCCAATTTAAAAGTCCAACTAATTCCTCTTTATTTCCCAAGCCAAGAATTTGGATTGCCTCAAGGATGTGAAAACACAGATACACTCAATTCACTAGAGTTGTTTAAAGATTTCTTTTTGGCAAGTGAAATGATGCAAGAACCACTAGagaaattaattcaaaatttgaaaccAAAGCCAAGTTGTATCATTTCCTCTAGTCCTCTCACTTGGACTCAACAAGTTGCCAGTAAGTTCAAGATTCCAAGGTATATATTCCAAACAGTTTCTTGTTTCAATCTCTATTGTTCCCACATACTAAATCAgacaaaaattcaagaaaccctTGTGTTGGATTCTGATTCATTCTTGATACCTAATGTGCCACACAAAATTGAGTTGACAAAAGCTCAATTGCCTTATGATTCAAGAAAGCAATCTTCTCAAgatgtacaaattattatagACAAAATTAAACAGTCTCAAGATTTAGCAAAAGGTACTTTGATCCATACTTTTGAGGAGTTGGAGCCTTGGTATATTGATGCATACAAGAAAGTTGTGAACAAAGTATTTTGTGTTGGTCCAGTATCATTGTGTAACAAAGAAATGGATGAGATGGTTGATAGAGGCAACAAGGCCTCAATTGATGAGCATAATAATTGCTTGAATTGGCTTGATTCTATGAAGTCAAAATCAGTCATTTATGCTTGTTTTGGTAGCCTTTGTAACATTTCATTTTtgcaaatgaaggaaattggaTTAGGCTTGGAGTCATCAAATGTGCCATTCATTTGGATAATAAGAGGGTTAAATTTCACGTCACAAGTCGAAAAATGGCTAGGGGATGAAAATTTCGAAGAGAGGGTTAAAGGAAGAGGGATGATTATTAGAGATTGGGCTCCACAAGTTCTGATATTATCGCATCCGTCTGTCGGAGGATTCCTGACTCATTGCGGATGGAATTTGGCTCTAGAAGGAATTTCCTGTGGTGTACCGATGATTACTTTTCCTATGTTCGCTGAGCAATTTTACAACGAGAAATTCATCGTGAATGTTCTAAGGATTGGGGTTcgagttggtgttgaagtgaGTATGGACTCATGGGATGAAGAGAAGAACGGAGTGTTAGTTAACAAAGATCAAGTCAAAAAAGCAATAGACCAACTAATGGATAAAGGATTAGAGGgtgaagaaagaacaaaaagagcAAAGGAGCTAGCACACATGTCAAAGAAGGCAATACAAGAAGAGGGTTCTTCATATttgaatatcaaaatattcattgaAGATGTATTGCATGTActcaaaaataaagaagaaggaagCTAA